In Deltaproteobacteria bacterium, a genomic segment contains:
- a CDS encoding AAA family ATPase, with protein sequence LGLVHSSAADTPISNILNRLSADGDVEKGVSPNFLVRNWPPACPEWATRSVRDAFYASPVFPRLLNAEAVKETIARGVESGILAYVGKGTSGKYQPFAFNQSVSPADIEFSDDMFVITAEVARAYLDAQTTPPPVGVPVQGGGTGVGTGTGGGAEPGGTPIEPQPAPTPPVAGPAKIAGIRWSGEVPPQKWMNFYTRVLSRFAATPGLKLTISVEVSPSDGLSKQSLEETQNALRELGLDDRVMENT encoded by the coding sequence TCTCGGGCTCGTCCATTCCAGCGCGGCGGATACCCCTATCTCCAACATCCTCAACCGTTTGAGCGCCGATGGCGACGTGGAGAAAGGGGTGAGCCCGAACTTCTTGGTGCGGAACTGGCCGCCGGCGTGTCCCGAATGGGCGACCAGGTCGGTGCGCGATGCGTTCTACGCCTCCCCGGTCTTTCCGCGCTTGCTGAACGCGGAAGCCGTCAAGGAAACCATCGCGCGCGGCGTCGAGAGTGGAATACTGGCCTACGTGGGGAAAGGCACCTCCGGCAAGTATCAGCCATTCGCCTTCAATCAGAGCGTCAGCCCGGCAGACATCGAGTTCTCCGATGACATGTTCGTCATCACGGCTGAAGTGGCACGAGCCTACCTGGATGCTCAAACCACACCACCGCCGGTGGGGGTTCCCGTGCAAGGAGGCGGCACGGGAGTTGGAACAGGGACAGGTGGAGGTGCGGAACCAGGTGGTACACCGATTGAACCGCAACCGGCACCGACCCCGCCTGTTGCCGGACCAGCGAAGATTGCCGGCATCCGATGGTCTGGCGAGGTGCCTCCACAGAAATGGATGAACTTCTACACCAGGGTGCTCTCACGCTTTGCCGCTACCCCAGGCTTGAAGCTCACTATTTCGGTCGAGGTCAGCCCATCGGATGGCCTCTCGAAGCAGTCCCTGGAGGAGACCCAGAATGCTTTGCGGGAACTGGGGCTGGATGACCGGGTGATGGAGAATACCTGA